The following are encoded in a window of Cycloclasticus pugetii PS-1 genomic DNA:
- the rimP gene encoding ribosome maturation factor RimP, with product MNQAPAKILELIRPAVTGLGYEFVGAEFTGQGKAATLLVYIDSEKGIMVDDCSKVSHQISGIMDVEDPITGQYRLEVSSPGLERPLFELAHFERFKGSTVKLELRQSTLEGQRRFTGEILEVKGETVHLHVDDEEIEIPFSLIKKARLVVNY from the coding sequence ATGAATCAAGCACCCGCTAAAATATTAGAGTTGATTAGGCCCGCAGTTACTGGGCTTGGTTATGAGTTTGTTGGTGCGGAGTTTACCGGGCAAGGTAAGGCGGCGACTTTATTGGTTTATATCGATTCGGAAAAAGGAATTATGGTGGATGACTGTTCTAAAGTGAGTCATCAAATTAGCGGTATTATGGATGTTGAAGACCCAATAACAGGACAATACAGGCTTGAAGTTTCATCGCCTGGTTTGGAGCGTCCATTGTTTGAGTTGGCTCATTTTGAACGCTTTAAAGGATCAACAGTCAAATTGGAGTTGCGTCAATCAACACTTGAAGGGCAACGTCGGTTTACAGGCGAAATTCTAGAAGTGAAAGGTGAGACAGTGCACTTACATGTTGATGACGAGGAAATAGAAATTCCGTTTTCTCTCATAAAGAAAGCTAGGCTAGTAGTTAATTATTAA
- a CDS encoding riboflavin synthase, whose translation MFTGIIEAVGEIKRIEQQQGDVRLTVATAHLDLSDAQLGDSIAVNGVCLTAIELAAGQFVADVSNETLSATTMGALTVGTAVNLECALQAHTRLGGHMVSGHVDGVGQVLERKTDARSVRFRFSMPKQLARYVAQKGSICIDGISLTVNSVDDSSFSVNIVPHTLEMTTLGLRTIGDSVNLEVDVIARYLERLMMGDAKNSSSVDYKKLLESSGFVK comes from the coding sequence ATGTTTACTGGAATTATCGAAGCAGTCGGTGAAATTAAGCGTATTGAGCAACAGCAAGGTGATGTGCGTTTGACGGTTGCTACAGCTCATTTAGATTTGAGTGATGCACAGCTTGGTGACAGTATTGCTGTTAATGGTGTCTGTTTAACGGCCATTGAATTGGCGGCAGGCCAGTTTGTTGCGGATGTTTCAAATGAAACATTATCGGCAACAACGATGGGGGCACTAACAGTCGGTACGGCGGTTAATTTAGAATGTGCGTTGCAAGCACACACTCGCTTAGGTGGGCATATGGTTAGTGGCCACGTTGATGGGGTTGGGCAGGTGCTTGAGCGCAAAACCGATGCACGTTCAGTCCGTTTTCGTTTTAGTATGCCTAAACAATTAGCTCGTTATGTTGCGCAAAAAGGCTCCATTTGTATTGATGGTATTAGCTTAACGGTGAATAGCGTGGATGATTCTTCGTTTTCCGTTAATATTGTGCCGCACACGTTAGAGATGACAACATTAGGCCTGCGAACAATTGGCGATTCAGTGAATCTTGAAGTAGACGTTATTGCGCGTTACTTAGAGCGCTTAATGATGGGGGATGCAAAGAATTCGTCATCAGTTGATTATAAAAAATTACTTGAAAGCAGTGGCTTTGTTAAATAA
- the nrdR gene encoding transcriptional regulator NrdR: protein MQCPFCNDSDTRVIDSRLAGEGDSVRRRRECQACKERFTTFETAELNLPRVVKSNGVREPFWEEKLSVGVLRALEKRPVSSEDIDAALSRIKKSLLSLGEREVPSMKIGELVMEELGNLDHVAYVRFASVYKSFEDINEFRKVIDELEKEDKSEQLMLSAVVSKK from the coding sequence ATGCAATGCCCCTTTTGTAATGACAGTGATACACGTGTTATTGACTCGCGCTTAGCGGGTGAAGGGGATAGTGTGCGTAGGCGTCGTGAATGCCAAGCATGTAAAGAGCGGTTTACCACCTTTGAGACAGCCGAGCTGAATCTGCCGAGGGTAGTGAAGAGTAATGGTGTTCGCGAGCCCTTTTGGGAAGAAAAGCTTAGTGTCGGGGTATTGCGTGCGTTAGAGAAACGGCCTGTTAGCAGCGAAGATATTGATGCTGCTTTGAGTCGCATCAAAAAAAGCTTGCTGTCACTGGGCGAGCGCGAAGTCCCCTCGATGAAAATTGGTGAGCTGGTGATGGAAGAACTAGGAAACCTAGACCATGTTGCTTATGTTCGTTTCGCGTCTGTGTATAAAAGTTTTGAAGACATCAATGAATTTAGAAAAGTAATTGATGAGCTTGAAAAAGAAGATAAAAGCGAACAGCTGATGTTATCAGCCGTTGTTAGCAAAAAATAA
- the ribH gene encoding 6,7-dimethyl-8-ribityllumazine synthase has product MSDAKVIEGNMVVRDARFCLLVGRFNSFIVDQLEGGAIDTLVRHGADIKNIDIVKVPGAFEMPLAAQRLAAKQNYDAIIGLGAVIRGGTPHFEYVSAEVTKGLATVSLQANIPVTFGVLTVDSIEQAIERAGTKAGNKGAEAALAAIEMVNVLKVIDAE; this is encoded by the coding sequence ATGTCAGATGCAAAGGTAATAGAAGGGAATATGGTCGTGCGTGATGCACGTTTCTGCTTATTGGTGGGGCGTTTTAATAGTTTTATTGTTGACCAACTAGAAGGCGGTGCAATTGATACATTAGTCCGACATGGTGCGGATATTAAAAACATTGATATTGTCAAAGTACCTGGCGCATTTGAAATGCCCTTGGCAGCGCAACGTCTAGCAGCGAAGCAAAATTACGATGCAATCATTGGTTTGGGCGCGGTTATTCGCGGTGGTACGCCACATTTTGAATATGTTTCAGCCGAGGTCACCAAAGGCCTAGCCACTGTGTCATTGCAAGCGAATATCCCTGTTACGTTTGGTGTGTTAACAGTTGACTCTATCGAGCAAGCGATAGAACGTGCGGGCACAAAGGCTGGAAATAAAGGGGCAGAAGCGGCCCTTGCGGCCATTGAAATGGTTAATGTGCTTAAGGTGATAGACGCCGAATGA
- the nusB gene encoding transcription antitermination factor NusB, with protein MSSPKSNARLVALQALYQWQITGQNLNEICKQFEEDSETPKYQTAYFEHLLIGVVDKLGELDEAISEFTTRNLEKIDPIEKAVLRLGAYELFYKPEVPYRVAINESINLAKKFGSEKSHAYVNSIMDKLAQKSRAVEINAKSKGKKKTG; from the coding sequence ATGAGTTCACCAAAAAGCAATGCAAGATTAGTCGCGTTACAAGCTTTGTATCAGTGGCAAATTACGGGTCAAAACCTTAATGAAATTTGTAAACAATTTGAAGAAGACTCAGAAACGCCTAAATATCAAACAGCCTATTTTGAGCACCTATTGATCGGTGTCGTTGATAAACTGGGTGAGTTAGACGAAGCAATTAGTGAGTTCACTACGCGAAATTTAGAAAAGATTGATCCCATTGAAAAGGCTGTTTTACGCTTGGGTGCATATGAGCTATTTTACAAGCCAGAAGTACCGTACCGAGTGGCTATTAATGAGTCGATAAACTTGGCGAAAAAATTTGGTTCTGAAAAAAGTCATGCTTATGTAAATAGCATCATGGACAAATTAGCGCAAAAAAGTCGAGCCGTTGAAATAAACGCAAAATCAAAAGGCAAGAAAAAAACCGGTTAA
- the thiL gene encoding thiamine-phosphate kinase, whose translation MSSPEFSIIEEFFASRAGGPNESLVLGIGDDCAVIDVPSHKQIAVSTDTLVENVHFLANSEPELLGHKVLAVNLSDLAAMGASPAWASLAITLPAIDKAWLASFAKGFFELADRYSLQLIGGDTTRGPLSITVNVMGLLPKQQRLMRSGANVGDDIYVSGHIGSAGLGLEKARQGYLNMMDSELGSYLKPNPQVALGRELLNVATSCIDVSDGLSADLSHLLKASGVGASVWDECLPVTESVRQHASKLSDDLWPYSTGDDYELCFTLPSNLNADELSKLHKYDITKIGVIEKEAGLRVEVKNGKIFTLNKGYDHFAS comes from the coding sequence ATGTCGTCCCCCGAGTTTTCGATTATTGAAGAGTTCTTTGCCTCAAGAGCAGGTGGCCCTAACGAATCCTTAGTGCTAGGTATCGGGGATGATTGCGCTGTAATCGATGTGCCTAGCCATAAACAAATAGCTGTTAGCACGGATACGCTGGTTGAAAATGTACATTTCTTAGCGAATAGTGAACCAGAATTGTTAGGGCATAAAGTGCTGGCTGTTAATCTAAGTGATTTAGCCGCGATGGGGGCATCCCCAGCATGGGCCTCGTTAGCGATTACACTACCAGCAATAGATAAAGCTTGGCTTGCATCGTTTGCAAAAGGTTTTTTTGAATTGGCTGATCGATATTCGTTACAGTTAATAGGCGGTGATACTACTCGAGGCCCCCTTTCTATTACAGTGAATGTGATGGGTCTATTACCTAAACAGCAACGATTGATGCGTTCAGGCGCAAACGTTGGTGATGATATTTATGTGTCCGGTCATATTGGTAGCGCCGGCTTAGGCTTAGAAAAAGCCCGCCAGGGTTATCTCAACATGATGGACTCAGAACTGGGTTCATATTTAAAGCCAAATCCTCAAGTGGCATTAGGGCGCGAGCTGCTCAATGTAGCGACATCTTGTATTGATGTTTCAGATGGCTTGTCTGCAGATTTGAGTCACCTACTTAAAGCAAGCGGTGTTGGGGCAAGCGTATGGGATGAGTGCTTACCTGTGACTGAGTCCGTTCGCCAACATGCAAGTAAGCTGAGTGACGATTTATGGCCTTATTCGACAGGTGATGATTATGAGTTATGCTTTACATTACCCTCGAACCTAAATGCTGATGAATTAAGTAAATTACATAAGTATGACATTACAAAAATTGGTGTTATTGAGAAAGAGGCGGGCTTGAGAGTCGAAGTGAAAAACGGAAAAATATTTACGCTTAATAAGGGGTACGATCATTTTGCGAGCTGA
- the glyA gene encoding serine hydroxymethyltransferase — MYNKRMTIEGFDDELWASIQQEEQRQEDHIELIASENYASPRVMQAQGSMLTNKYAEGYPGKRYYGGCEYVDIAEQLAIDRVKELFGADYANVQPHAGSQANAAVYFALLQAGDTILGMSLAHGGHLTHGAKVNFSGKIFNAVQYGLNEATGEVDYEEIQALANEHKPKMIVAGFSAYSRVMDWQKFRDIADSVGAYLFVDMAHVAGLVAAGEYPSPVGIADVTTSTTHKTLRGPRGGLILAKSNPEIEKKLNSMVFPGTQGGPLMHVIAAKAVAFKEALSPEFKAYQKQVKVNASAMADTFIARGYNIVSGGTDNHLFLVDLIDKGLTGKAAEAALEAANITTNKNSVPNDPQSPFVTSGIRLGAPAITTRGFSEQDSKDLAGWMCDILDDIENESVQQAVKEKVLAICLRLPVYAD, encoded by the coding sequence ATGTACAACAAGCGCATGACCATTGAAGGATTTGATGACGAACTTTGGGCGTCTATTCAACAAGAAGAGCAACGCCAAGAAGACCATATTGAGCTGATCGCATCTGAAAACTACGCGAGTCCTCGTGTGATGCAGGCGCAGGGTTCTATGTTGACTAATAAGTATGCAGAAGGCTATCCAGGTAAACGCTATTATGGTGGTTGTGAGTATGTGGATATTGCTGAGCAGTTAGCTATTGACCGTGTTAAAGAGTTGTTTGGTGCAGATTATGCCAATGTGCAACCTCATGCGGGCTCACAAGCCAATGCAGCAGTTTATTTCGCACTTTTACAAGCAGGCGATACCATTTTAGGGATGAGTTTGGCGCACGGTGGGCACCTCACGCATGGAGCTAAAGTAAACTTCTCGGGCAAAATATTTAATGCCGTTCAATACGGCTTAAATGAAGCAACCGGCGAGGTGGATTATGAAGAAATTCAAGCACTGGCAAACGAACATAAACCTAAAATGATTGTAGCCGGTTTTTCTGCGTATTCTCGTGTAATGGACTGGCAAAAATTCCGTGATATTGCGGATTCTGTTGGTGCGTATTTATTTGTAGATATGGCGCATGTTGCCGGTTTAGTGGCGGCGGGTGAATACCCAAGCCCAGTAGGGATTGCTGATGTTACTACATCAACCACACATAAAACATTACGTGGCCCACGTGGTGGTTTAATTTTGGCCAAATCCAATCCTGAGATTGAGAAAAAATTAAACTCAATGGTCTTTCCCGGTACTCAAGGCGGCCCACTGATGCATGTGATTGCAGCGAAAGCAGTGGCCTTTAAAGAAGCGTTGTCACCTGAATTTAAAGCTTACCAAAAACAAGTTAAAGTCAATGCTAGTGCGATGGCCGATACCTTTATCGCACGTGGTTATAACATCGTGTCAGGTGGTACAGACAATCACTTGTTCTTGGTTGATTTAATCGACAAAGGCTTAACCGGTAAAGCAGCTGAAGCAGCCCTAGAAGCGGCAAACATCACGACTAATAAAAACTCTGTACCGAATGACCCTCAGTCACCCTTTGTGACCAGTGGTATTCGTTTAGGTGCGCCAGCAATTACAACACGCGGCTTTAGCGAACAAGACAGCAAAGACCTTGCTGGTTGGATGTGTGACATTCTTGATGACATTGAAAACGAAAGCGTTCAACAAGCGGTTAAGGAAAAAGTATTGGCCATTTGTTTACGTTTACCTGTTTACGCAGATTAA
- the ribD gene encoding bifunctional diaminohydroxyphosphoribosylaminopyrimidine deaminase/5-amino-6-(5-phosphoribosylamino)uracil reductase RibD, producing the protein MTFTSNDQRHMNRALELAALGRYSTKPNPCVGCVIVDEGHVIAEGWHKKAGEPHAEVYALQSAAAAAKGATAYVTLEPCSHHGRTPPCADGLINAGVSRVVIAMQDPNPIVSGQGVAKLQAAGIEVAVGLFEEQAIALNQAFYHRMTTGQPYIFSKVAMSLDGKTAMASGESQWITGAAARKDVHQLRAESDIVLTGVGTILADDPQLTARDGLEHIAVEQPHRVILDSQLKTPVNARIFKSNVKVTILTCSNNQDAMTALQQAGCTVQVIAADAQGQVDLYAVHEWLRSQAINSVMVEAGALLNGALLQAGIIDELIIYMAPSALGSDARGAFSMPQVSTLSDRVQLHYVGMHELDNDIKLTYRVKREG; encoded by the coding sequence ATGACGTTTACGTCTAATGATCAACGCCATATGAACCGAGCGCTAGAACTGGCGGCGCTTGGTAGGTACAGCACAAAACCAAACCCTTGTGTCGGCTGTGTTATTGTTGACGAGGGGCACGTTATTGCTGAAGGTTGGCATAAAAAAGCTGGCGAACCACATGCTGAAGTATATGCGTTACAGAGTGCTGCTGCAGCAGCGAAAGGTGCAACTGCGTATGTGACATTAGAGCCTTGCAGCCACCATGGCAGAACACCACCGTGTGCTGATGGTTTAATTAACGCGGGGGTATCTCGCGTGGTTATTGCTATGCAAGACCCTAATCCTATTGTGTCCGGGCAAGGTGTTGCTAAACTTCAGGCTGCAGGTATTGAGGTGGCTGTTGGCTTGTTTGAAGAGCAAGCAATAGCGCTAAATCAAGCGTTCTATCATAGGATGACTACAGGCCAGCCGTATATTTTTAGTAAAGTGGCAATGAGTCTGGACGGTAAAACAGCGATGGCATCGGGCGAAAGCCAATGGATAACAGGAGCAGCGGCGAGAAAGGATGTACATCAGCTACGTGCTGAAAGTGATATTGTCTTAACAGGGGTAGGAACAATCCTTGCTGATGACCCCCAGTTAACAGCGAGAGATGGTTTGGAGCATATAGCGGTAGAGCAACCGCATCGAGTTATTCTAGATTCGCAGTTAAAAACCCCAGTGAATGCTCGTATTTTTAAGTCGAACGTTAAGGTCACTATTTTAACCTGTAGTAATAATCAAGACGCTATGACGGCTTTGCAGCAAGCTGGCTGTACTGTGCAGGTGATTGCTGCCGATGCTCAGGGACAAGTTGATTTATACGCCGTTCATGAGTGGCTAAGGTCGCAGGCTATTAATAGTGTAATGGTTGAAGCCGGTGCATTGTTAAATGGTGCACTGTTGCAAGCAGGTATTATTGATGAGTTAATCATTTATATGGCGCCAAGTGCCTTAGGGTCGGATGCAAGAGGTGCTTTTTCTATGCCTCAAGTATCAACGTTGTCAGATAGAGTTCAACTACACTATGTGGGTATGCATGAGCTTGATAACGATATTAAATTAACTTATCGGGTTAAAAGGGAAGGCTAA
- the ribBA gene encoding bifunctional 3,4-dihydroxy-2-butanone-4-phosphate synthase/GTP cyclohydrolase II, producing the protein MNTTQEIIDDLKQGKIVIIMDDEDRENEGDLLMIAEHVRPQDINFMASYGRGLICLTLTRERCQQLRLPLMVNDNQAAYSTNFTVSIEAAEGVTTGISAADRAKTILAAVNPTAKPTDVVQPGHIFPLMAQPGGVLNRTGHTEAGCDLARLAGAEPAAVIVEILNDDGTMARRADLSVFAEKHELKMGTIADLIHYRIQNEKTIELVSSCHYPTKYGDFRLHAFQDEIDNKLHLALTYGDVNTDEPVMVRINAKSTLADLLHAKESDHYPLPSAMQKIVAEGRGALILIRNKEDNQSIVEFIHEQELKEKGVSNLAPQPLVDSREVGVGCQILTALGIKNLKLLGTPTKYSGLTGFDIEIVEHVPLD; encoded by the coding sequence ATGAATACGACTCAAGAAATTATTGATGACCTAAAGCAAGGCAAAATTGTCATCATAATGGACGATGAAGATCGTGAAAATGAAGGTGACTTGCTAATGATTGCTGAGCATGTGCGCCCGCAAGACATTAACTTTATGGCGAGTTATGGCCGCGGTTTGATTTGCTTAACGTTAACGCGTGAGCGTTGCCAGCAATTAAGGTTGCCGTTAATGGTTAATGATAATCAAGCAGCCTACTCAACCAATTTCACGGTGTCAATTGAAGCGGCCGAAGGCGTAACTACCGGTATTTCAGCGGCTGATCGTGCAAAAACTATTTTAGCCGCGGTTAATCCAACTGCAAAGCCAACCGATGTGGTTCAGCCGGGGCATATTTTCCCGCTGATGGCGCAACCGGGTGGGGTTTTAAATCGTACAGGGCATACTGAAGCTGGCTGTGACCTTGCGCGTCTGGCAGGTGCAGAGCCTGCTGCTGTTATTGTGGAAATATTAAATGATGATGGCACGATGGCGAGGCGAGCAGATTTGAGCGTTTTTGCTGAAAAACATGAATTAAAAATGGGGACGATTGCCGACTTAATTCATTACCGTATACAAAATGAAAAAACGATAGAGCTTGTCAGTAGTTGCCATTATCCGACTAAATACGGTGATTTCAGACTTCATGCTTTTCAAGATGAAATAGATAATAAGCTGCATTTGGCCTTAACGTATGGTGATGTCAACACAGATGAGCCAGTAATGGTTCGAATTAATGCAAAAAGCACATTAGCCGACTTATTACACGCGAAAGAGAGTGATCACTACCCCTTGCCAAGTGCGATGCAAAAGATTGTTGCTGAAGGGCGAGGTGCGTTGATTTTAATTCGTAATAAAGAAGATAATCAATCGATTGTTGAGTTTATTCACGAGCAAGAATTAAAAGAAAAAGGGGTGTCTAATTTGGCGCCACAACCCTTGGTTGACTCAAGAGAAGTGGGTGTAGGTTGTCAAATTTTAACAGCGCTCGGTATTAAAAACTTAAAATTGCTTGGTACGCCAACGAAATATTCAGGACTGACTGGTTTTGATATTGAGATTGTTGAGCATGTGCCATTAGATTAA
- a CDS encoding phosphatidylglycerophosphatase A family protein, which produces MRADKTPSFKQLLANPVQMLAFGFGSGLSKKAPGTMGTLVAIPFYYVLIKFFENGYAAALILVVVSGVWICGKAADDIGVHDHGGIVWDEIAGYLLTMYWVAFSWQNVILGFVLFRLFDIAKPWPINWLDTKVKGGLGIMVDDLLAGLMSAGCLYVLTGLL; this is translated from the coding sequence TTGCGAGCTGATAAAACCCCGTCATTTAAACAATTATTAGCTAACCCTGTGCAAATGTTGGCTTTTGGGTTTGGTTCTGGGTTATCTAAAAAAGCACCCGGCACGATGGGAACATTAGTGGCGATTCCTTTTTATTATGTACTAATCAAGTTTTTTGAAAATGGTTATGCAGCGGCGTTGATATTGGTCGTTGTTTCAGGTGTGTGGATATGTGGTAAGGCGGCGGATGATATTGGTGTGCATGATCATGGTGGTATTGTCTGGGATGAAATTGCTGGTTATTTACTAACAATGTATTGGGTGGCGTTTAGTTGGCAAAACGTAATACTGGGGTTTGTTTTATTTCGTCTATTTGATATTGCGAAACCCTGGCCCATTAATTGGTTAGATACAAAAGTAAAAGGTGGCCTCGGTATTATGGTCGATGATCTATTGGCAGGGCTGATGTCTGCCGGCTGTTTATACGTATTAACAGGCTTGCTTTAA